Genomic window (Pseudomonas cannabina):
AAAGTGCATGAACAGATCATTGCCCTTAAAGGCGGCGGGTGTAGCATTGCAGAGACTGCTCGGCTGGCGGGGGTCAGCGTCAGCCAGGTAAAACGTGTTTGGTCGCAGTACCTGGCAGCTAAGCCCAATGTCTGAAATGCTGCTTGGTTCAGATACCCTGTCTATGACCCTGCTAAATTATTTTCAGTCTCTCGGTCAACAGTATCAAACCCTTTTCATTAGGCACAAAAATGCTCGATTTATCCGCAGAGCAACACCAACTGGCGAAGATAGTCCATGATTATGCCAGCCGATTTCCATCGACAGAAAGCGGCGATAGCCAGCTACTACAGGGCTGCTATGACTATATGATGGCTTTCAAACAGGTGCTCGACAGCTCATCAAAAATCCAAATGGACTATATCTGCCTGCAATATCCAGGATTTTTTCGCTTCGCAAAAATGATGGAGTTGCTGGCCCAAGGTATTGCTGATGGCGTCATTCAGGTACCGAAAGAGCACTAAAAGTGACAGACCAGAGAATTCTGGCGGTTATTACGATTGAAATCAGCTTAACGTACTTTAAAATCCGGTTTCTGAAGCGCCCCCATTTGGGGAAGATCACAAACCAAAACAGAGGCAAAAGCCATCGCCATCTTCCACGCCAATACCAAACCGATAGCACGCAGCGCCGGACGTTCGTCCGTTGCTGCTGCGGCCTATCGTTCTGGTACCGAGCTGGTCGATATGCGTACCGGTCTCGTCCATGACTACACCTGGCGCGATGGTGTTTTTTACACAGAAATAATGTTGCCGGACGGCACCAGTGCCGAGCGCAATGCTCTGTGGAACGCCGCCGAATCCGCAGAGAAGCGCAAGGATGGCCGGACAGGTCGCGAGTGGATCATCGCGTTACCCGCCGAACTGGATGAAGACGCGCGCCAAAAACTGGCATCTGCGTTTGGCATTGAGCTGGCCACCCGTTACGGCGTTGCCGTTGACTTGGCCATCCACTTGCCAAGTCGTGAAGGCGACAACCGCAACCACCATGCCTTTGTGATGACCACTACCCGGCAGGTCAGCCGTGATGCAACTGGTCTGCTGGTGATGGGTGAAAAGTCCACCATCGAGCTTTCAGATACCAAACGCCGCAGCGTGGGCCTTGGTTCCGCAGCAGATGAAGTGGTCGCCATCCGCCAGTTGTGGGAGCGGATGGCTAACCGCGCCCTGGAGAACGCTGGTTCAGATGCCCGGATCGATTCACGCAGTCTCAAGGCGCAGGGCCTAGATCGCGAGGCGACCATGCATCTTGGGCGGGTGGCCAGCGACATGGAACGCCGCGGAAAGGCCTCTGATCGGGGCGATGGCAACCGGCAAGTTGCTGTGAACAACGCGATGCTCGAGCAGATTTAATGAAGGCCCGTGGATTTCTGAATCTGTGACAACTGACGTAGCGAAGGCGGTATGACGCGCGCTAGCCATTTTTCATCCAGCGCCGGAATGGCACCCAATTGTTCTGCGATGTACACACATTGCAGCAAGGTTTGCTCCAGTAGCAGATAGGGCGCACCGGTTTCGTCTTCCGACATTTCCAAGAAAGACGGTGACGTCGTCGCCTTTGTGGCCTTCTTGGCATGTTCTGCGGCAAATTTCATATCCAAACGCTCTAGCCTCGACTCACTAGAGACCGTCACAACGGGTTTACCCCATTGCTTGTTAAGCTCGGCTTTGCTCCACCAGGTGGTACCTAACGGTGCCACCAGTTTCGCTTCCTCTAAACTCCATAGCGCGTCTAACATCTGCTCCAAACTGAGCATAACCATGCGCTCACCATTGACCTCCAATTCGAAGGCCAGCCGCTCTGGCGTATTGTCATCCTCATCGAATCGAACTCTGGTCGGCCAAGCTATCAATTTCAAATCATCAGAAAGCTGCAATGTTCTCTCCTATGATAGGGGCAAAAAAGGGACCGAGGAGCAATGGAACAGCCAACCGACTTAATCGGCATCGAAGCATGGTAACCAAAATTACGCTAATTTCTTACCTGATGCCCCCTCGCACTTATGAGTCATGCTCAGAGAAAGCTTTCGCGTCGGGTAGCGTCACGCCGCCTCAAGGCTCAGCGTGATACGCCTGCCCAGTAGGCCTAGCGCTCGCTCGACCTGCTCGATTTTCGAGGTGTGCAGGAAGTCCACCAGCCGATCCACGACTTGCCGCGTACAGCCCAGGCGGCGCGCCAGCTCCGCACGGCTCACGCCGTTGTCCAACATGCTGTTCCACAGCATGATCTTGGCGACGGTCAGCGCAGGCAGGTGCATCACCAGCTCGTCACCGACTGGTAGTGACGCCTGCGGGATTTTTCGGCGCTGGTCGACATAGAGCGACAATGCCGACTCCATACCGTTCAGGGCTTCGTCCAGGGCCTCGGTCAAGGTGTCACCTGAGGCGTTCATTTCGGGGATGTTCGGGCAAGAAAGCCAGACGCCAGTCTGTTCTTGATGCTGCGTCAGCGGATACTGATACATAAGGCCTCACCTGTCGTGGTGCAGCTGAAGCTCAGTCCTTGAGGCCCAGCTGTTTGATGATCGATTTGCGTAACCCTTCGTGCATTTCCTTGCTGCCGTGGTCTGCAAAGATGGTCGCCTTGCCATTCAAGTACACCTTGAAGTGACTGCCCTTGGCCGCTTTGAACTCAGCGCCTTGAGCCTGTAACCATCGCCGAAACTCGCTGCACTTCATTGCTTCAGTCCTTGCCGTTTCGGTAGAGGTATCATGCAACATATCTACTGCTAAAGCAATACTAATGTTGCTTCTCTAACGCCGCGAGCTGCCCCAAAAGCATGCCTTCATTGAAGGCAAAGAGCGATTTACCATGCGCATAATTTTCTGAGCAGCCTGCGCGCACACGCGCCCGGTTGAGGACTGGGGCGGCTTGCCGCCCTGGGCCGATTTATCCGGGTCTTAGCGCCCGAAGGGTGCCCGTAGGTCAGGGCAGGGCAGCCTTATCGCCCTAGGCCGCTTAGACTGGCTGTTTCGCTGATTTATATGCGCAGACATACGCGCCGTGCTGAAGGCACGACTTGCGCGTGCATTTCTGCTTTATGTGTGGAATGAAAATAAAGTGTCATCCGTACAAATAAAGTCTCATCCTATTTTCCGGCTATGCTCCATCACTAGCCGACCAAGGGCAGGGAAGCCACATTTCGTACGGAGCATGTATGTCAAGTTTACGAGCAGAATATCAACGGTTCTTAGGGAGGCGCTGCAAAAATAGCCAACTGTCCCCACCCTTGGCACACTAAGTTCCTTCAACAGCCTCCCTCTCCGTGAGCGTTACGCGCGTGCAGAAGACCTTCTCCGAACTCGAATATACCGGCAAGAAAAAGCAGACTCGCCGAGATCGCTTCCTGGCTGACCTTGAACAGTTGGTGCCCTGGGCCCTGCTGGAGGCGCAAGTGGCGCCGTTTTATAGCAACACCGCAGGCAAGCGCGGACGCCCTGCGATAGGGGTGTCGCGCATGTTGCGCATGTACGTCGTGCAGCAGTGTTTCGGTTTCTCCGATGAAGGTTGCGAAGATGCCGTCTACGACAGCCAGGCCATCCGCGGTTTTATGGGTATCGACCTGGGTCGCGAGTCTGCACCGGATGCCACCACCTTGCTGCGTTTTCGCCGCTTGCTGGAAGTCCATCAGCTAACCCGGCTGCTGTTTGAAACGATTAACCAGCATCTGGCCAGCCGGGGGCTGCTGCTCAAGGAAGGCACTATCGTCGACGCTACTCTGATCGCCGCGCCGCCCTCGGTCAAGAACCGAGAAGGCAAGCGTGATCCTGAGATGCATCAGGCCAGGAAAGGCAATCAATGGCACTTTGGGATGAAGGCCCACATTGGTGTAGACGCCACGTCGGGGCTGGTGCACAGCGTAGTAGGGACGGCCGCTAACGTGGCGGATGTCACCCAAGTTGGCCAGTTGCTTCACGGTGACGAAACCTATGTTTCGGGTGACGCTGGATACACCGGTGCGGCCAAGCGACCGGAGCATGCTGAACGGGACGTTATCTGGTCGATTGCAGAACGGCCAAGCAGTTACAAGCAGCACGGCGAAGGCAGCGTGCTGTATCGGGTCAAGCGCAAAATTGAATATGCCAAGGCGCAACTGCGTGCCAAGGTCGAGCACCCCTTCCAGGTAATCAAGGTGCGCTTCAATCATCGCAAGGTTCGCTACCGTGGGCTGGAAAAGAATACAGCGCAGTTGTTCAGTTTGTTTGGGTTGGCCAATCTGATGCTGGCCAAGCGGTATTTACAACAGACGGCAGGATAAATCCGTCTGAAAGGCGGGACTGGCCCGCCTTTCAGCAAAATGAGGGCAGAAATCTGCTCGAGAAACGTAAAATAAGGCCGGCAGGTTGAAAAAAACCGGCTTGGAAATGGGGACGGTGCGAACGGGTTAATTGTTCAGCGTCTCCCTAGGGAAGGTCTGAAGTAGCCGGATGTTTTCCGGCTACCGAGTCCTCAGCACTTTTCAAAAAACGATGCATGTCGAAATTTGCTCAATTATCTTCGCTTTTTAGCTCTTTCGGCCGCTGCAAAGCCTTTTGCGGTAACCATTTCCTGCATTACACGCGCACCTCTCCTGCGCTCGCCAACAAATGTCGGCGGGCCATCCACAGGTTTGACAGGGCGAACAACGTCACCATCTGCGCGGTGTTCTTGGCCAAGCCCCGAAAGCGCACTTTTTCATAGCCAAACTGGCGTTTGATGACCCGAAACGGATGCTCGACCTTGGCGCGAACCTGGCCTTGGCCTTCTCGATTTTGCGGATCGCCTTGTACAAAATACTGCGTTTTCCGTGCTTTTTGTAAGTGCTGCGGCGGGCGGCAATCTGCCAAATGACCTTGCGCCCAGCGTGTTCTTCGCGCTTCTCGACCCCGGTGTAACCTGCGTCGGCGCAGACTACGTTTTCCTCGCCGTGCAGCAGTTTGGCAACCTGCGTGACGTCTGCCACATTGGCCGCTGTTACTACCACGCTGTGCACCAGGCCTGACTCGTCGTCGGCGCCGATGTGAGCCTTGGCGCCGAAATAGTACTGGTTACCTTTCTTGGTTTGATGCATCTCAGGATCGCGTTTGCCATCCTTGTTCTTGGTCGAACTGGGCGCGTGAATCAGCGTGGCATCGACGATGGTGCCTTGACGCAACGACAAGCCACGGTCGCCCAGATAACCATTAATTACGCCGAGAATCCCGGTCGCCAACTCGTGCTTTTCCAGCAGACGACGGAAGTTGAGAATGGTGGTTTCGTCTGGAATTCGCTCCAGGCTCAGGCCTGAAAACTGACGCAGGATGGTCGTCTCATACAGCGCTTCTTCCATCGCCGGATCGCTGTAGCCGAACCAGTTCTGCATCAGATGAACACGCAGCATCGCCATCAGTGGGTAGGCGGGCCGGCCACCTTCTCCTTTTGGATAATAGGGCTCAATCAGGGCAATCAAACCTTTCCAGGGCACCACCTGATCCATCTCGATCAGGAACAATTCCTTACGGGTCTGCTTGCGCTTGCCGGCATACTCGGCGTCGGCGAAGGTCATCTGTTTCATCATCGAAAAGCTCGGCGACTGGTGTCCGGAGATTTTGCCAAATTAGGAAGTCTTTTTCAGAGTTTCCTTAGAGGGTGTAGACAAAATAAATTAAACTTTCACTCCCTTGTCTGAATAGCCCTCAAGCCATGCCTAAAACCGGACGTCCTCGCTCGATTGCCGCCGAGCACTATCCCGTGCTGGTGAAACTCGCTCATGCACAGCCCTATTCCAGCCAGGCCGAATTGGCGCTCGTATTCTTCGCCGAAACCGGTATCACTGCGCATCCCGACACCTTTGCAAAAGCGTTGAAAATGGCAGGGATTACGCGTGTAAAGCAGCGGGCCAAGGGAAGTTTTCAGTCACCTGAACCTAATAAAGCCTATGGCTACAATGAAACCCACCGCCGCCAACTGCCGGAGCAGCTATATCCGAGTTGCTTGACAGATACCGAGTGGGCACTGGTCGCCGACCTGTTTGAAAGCCAGGGCGGACGAGGAGTGCCACCGCTTCACTCTCGGCGCACGTTGCTGGAAGCCTGTTGCTATGTCGTACGCACGGGGTGCTCATGGCGAATGCTACCCCGCGATTTTCCTCATTGGGACAATGTCTACAAAACGTTCCGCCGGTGGAGCGCTCAAGGCAAGTTCGAGCAAATGCATGATCGCTTGCGAGCTCAATGGCGTGAGCGGGAAGAACGCGCTGACAGCCCGTCAGCAGCGATCCTGGATTCACAGTCGACCCGCAGTTCTCCTCAAGGCGGTGACAGCGGCTACGACGCAGGCAAAAAAGTGAAGGGGCGTAAACGAAGTCTGATTGTCGATACATTGGGCCTGCTGCTGGCTGTCAGTATCAGTGCTGCAAGCGTGCAGGATCGTGACGCGGCGGATGATGCGGTGGCGTACTCGAAGGAAAAATATCCGTCACTGAGCACGCTTTTTGTTGATAGTGCGTACGCAGGAAAATGGGCACAGCGCACCCATCAACTGCACGCTATCGATGTTGAACAGGGCAGCCTGCGGCTGCAAATCGCCCGTTCTTGCGATCGCGTAGCAGCAGAAACATGGATTTGAGCTTTGTCATGAGGCCCATTATTGATCATCATGAAGCCTGCTTACCCACCGTTGCTGCTTCAGATGAGTCCAGCCTACACACCTCGACCACTCAAAAACCTCTTCACCGCCAATCAATGCTGGGCACACCTCCTCGAGGAGGGCGGCTTGCGCGACATCGAAGTCGAGTCCGTCACCAAAATGCTGGCCTGCGGCACCTCGATCCTGGGCGTCAAACACTACACCTGCGGCAACGACAGCTGCCCGCACGCCAAATACCTGTGCAACACCTGCAGCTGCCGCGCCTGTCCATCCTGCGGCAAAAAAGCTACCGATCAGTGGATCGCCAATCAACAGCACCGCTTACCCGAGTGTACCTGGCAACACCTGGTGTTCACATTGCCTGACACCCTGTGGCCGCTGTTCTTTCATAACCGTCACTGGCTCGATGCCTTGTGTCGCCTGGCCGTCGACAACCTGCTCTATGCGGGCCGACGCCGGGGCGTGGAGGTGGGTGTTTTCTGCGCCATCCACACCTACGGCCGGCGACTTAACTGGCACCCCCACATCCATGTCTCGGTCACCTTGGGTGGGATCGATGACGCAGGTGTCTGGAAAGATCTGTCGTTTCATCCATCAGCCTTGCGTCGGCGCTGGATGTGGAATGTACGCCAGTACCTGCTCAGTCAGTGGGAGCACACCACCGTCCCACCTGAAAACGCTCATCTGCAGAGCGAAAATGACTGGCGTCACCTTGTGCTCAACGCCGGTGGTCAGCACTGGCACATCCACTTGTCGAAGAAGACGAAAAACGGCCGAAAGACCGTCAATTACCTGGGCCGCTACCTGAAAAAACCGCCCATCTCGGGCAGTCGTCTGGCGCACTACACCTCCGGTGCCACGTTGAGCTTCACCTACCTGGATCACCGCACCAAGACCTATCAGCAGGAAACGCTGAGCCAGACCGACATGCTGCGCCGGGTGGTGCAGCACATCCCCGAAAAGCACTTTCGGATGATCCGGTATTTTGGATTTCTGGCCAACCGCGTCTGTGGCCGACAGCTACCCCGGGTGTATGAGGCGCTACGCATGGAAAGGCGTGGCAAAGCGCCAAAACTGTATTTTGCGCAGATGAGCAAAGCGTTCTTGCAGCGGGATCCGTTCAGCTGCGTGCTGTGCGGAGCGCGGATGGTGTACACCGCAGCCATCGCCGGCCTGACGGTGCAGGGCTTGATCAACAACGCTCAAAGCATCGCGCAATTGAGGTACGTGCCGGCCTGATACGGGAGAAGTGCGTCCAAAATCTGGAAAAGGTACAGAAAAGTCGCTTTCAATCCATTTTTCGGCGTGGGTGATGGGTGAAAAAAGCTTTTTGCCGACATCGACGCCACGTTGGCATCACGCAGAGGGGACCTTTTTCGGCGGATTACCTTGTATAGGAATTATTGAAATTCCTATACATCAAGTGATCCGTGGCCCGAATAACAGAAGAACAGGGCAATGGCACTCTGAACAAGGCGATCTATTTTCCGTGGAGCCTGTTCAGACTGGATTTGTGGTCATGCCCAAGCGATGGGTAGTGGAGC
Coding sequences:
- a CDS encoding IS5 family transposase, which translates into the protein MQKTFSELEYTGKKKQTRRDRFLADLEQLVPWALLEAQVAPFYSNTAGKRGRPAIGVSRMLRMYVVQQCFGFSDEGCEDAVYDSQAIRGFMGIDLGRESAPDATTLLRFRRLLEVHQLTRLLFETINQHLASRGLLLKEGTIVDATLIAAPPSVKNREGKRDPEMHQARKGNQWHFGMKAHIGVDATSGLVHSVVGTAANVADVTQVGQLLHGDETYVSGDAGYTGAAKRPEHAERDVIWSIAERPSSYKQHGEGSVLYRVKRKIEYAKAQLRAKVEHPFQVIKVRFNHRKVRYRGLEKNTAQLFSLFGLANLMLAKRYLQQTAG
- a CDS encoding type II toxin-antitoxin system HicA family toxin, with protein sequence MKCSEFRRWLQAQGAEFKAAKGSHFKVYLNGKATIFADHGSKEMHEGLRKSIIKQLGLKD
- a CDS encoding IS91 family transposase, producing the protein MKPAYPPLLLQMSPAYTPRPLKNLFTANQCWAHLLEEGGLRDIEVESVTKMLACGTSILGVKHYTCGNDSCPHAKYLCNTCSCRACPSCGKKATDQWIANQQHRLPECTWQHLVFTLPDTLWPLFFHNRHWLDALCRLAVDNLLYAGRRRGVEVGVFCAIHTYGRRLNWHPHIHVSVTLGGIDDAGVWKDLSFHPSALRRRWMWNVRQYLLSQWEHTTVPPENAHLQSENDWRHLVLNAGGQHWHIHLSKKTKNGRKTVNYLGRYLKKPPISGSRLAHYTSGATLSFTYLDHRTKTYQQETLSQTDMLRRVVQHIPEKHFRMIRYFGFLANRVCGRQLPRVYEALRMERRGKAPKLYFAQMSKAFLQRDPFSCVLCGARMVYTAAIAGLTVQGLINNAQSIAQLRYVPA
- a CDS encoding type II toxin-antitoxin system HicB family antitoxin, translated to MYQYPLTQHQEQTGVWLSCPNIPEMNASGDTLTEALDEALNGMESALSLYVDQRRKIPQASLPVGDELVMHLPALTVAKIMLWNSMLDNGVSRAELARRLGCTRQVVDRLVDFLHTSKIEQVERALGLLGRRITLSLEAA
- a CDS encoding MobA/MobL family protein, which translates into the protein MARSAGRSSVAAAAYRSGTELVDMRTGLVHDYTWRDGVFYTEIMLPDGTSAERNALWNAAESAEKRKDGRTGREWIIALPAELDEDARQKLASAFGIELATRYGVAVDLAIHLPSREGDNRNHHAFVMTTTRQVSRDATGLLVMGEKSTIELSDTKRRSVGLGSAADEVVAIRQLWERMANRALENAGSDARIDSRSLKAQGLDREATMHLGRVASDMERRGKASDRGDGNRQVAVNNAMLEQI